The DNA region AGACCATGAGCCGAAAAGACAAAGGCATGAAAGACGTTGAAATCAAAGATGAAGACGTCGATGAAGAAACCTTTACCGCAATAGGCGCGCCTGCAAAAGTTGTTGAAATTGTAGGGCGCGTAGGCGTGCGAGGAGAAGCAACGCAAGTGCGCTGCAAAATCATTGACGGCTCAAGTAAAGGAAAAGTGGTGCGAAGAAACGTAAAAGGACCGGTTCGAATGGATGACCTACTCATGCTCAAACAAGTTGAACTTGAAGCACAACCACTAAACGGCAAGAGGAGATAAGACCATGAAGTGCAGTTTTTGCGAAAAAGACATTGACAAAGGAACAGGAAAACAATACTTCAAAGCAGACGGAACAACGTACAATTTCTGTTCACGAAAATGCCAAAAAAACATGCTGGTACTTAAACGAAAACCCCTCAAAGTAAAATGGGTGACAAAGAGATGACTGATGTGATGATTGTGCTTAGCCAAATGAACAAAGCAAAAAACGTTGTTGCAGACGTAAAACGGCTCCAAAAACTCTTTTGGGATGATGCAGACATCATGGCAACAAACGAGATACAAATCATCACCACCAAGCAATGGGCAGACAAGTACAAAAACGACGTACAGGCGCTAGCAGACGAGAAAGGCTACTCAATGGAAATCATTGAAGCACCTCAACAATAACCATACATCCTTTTTTTTATCACACCAATTCCAGCATTTGCTGCGCATTTAAAAATTAGCGGACAACACAATGCATTGTTGTTGACTATACGCGGTGCACAGTTACACTAGTCTTATATAGAAACAAACCATAAACATTAACGCGCGTTACTTTCGGCGCGCGTGGGGAATGCATTTTTTCGCAAAACAGCCATGAACATCATAAAACGGGACGGGACTATTGCTGACTTTGACGAGTCACGCATCAAAAACGCGATTGCAAAAGCAGTTATGGCAACGCACACAACACTCTCAAGTGATGCAATAGACCAAATCACGCACGACGTGTTTTTAGAAATTGAAGAACGGTTCACTGACCTGTACCCTAATGTAGAGAACGTGCAGGATGTTGTTGAAAAAAACCTGGTTAAAAACGGTTTTTATGAAGTGGCAAAAGCCTATATTCTCTACCGCGCAGAGCGTCAAAAAGAGCGTGAAGTTGAAAAAGAAAAAAACATTGAACGCTCATTTCATGGGCAAATACGCGTTAAAAAAGAAAACGGAAAATTCGTTATTTTTGACCCATACAAGCTCAAAAAATCAATTCGTCTTGCAGCGCGCGGATATGAGGACAGTATTGACGAAGAACTCATCTTTAAAGAATCGCTCAAAAACGTGTTTGACACAATCACCTCAAAAGACCTCACTAAAGTTGCGGTTATTTCTGCAGCAACATTTATTGAACGCGACCCCGCCTACAGTATTGTTGCGTCACGACTGTTTCGCCAAAGACTCTACAAAGAAGTGATTGGTGAATCACTGACTGATAAATCACTTGAAACAGCGTACAAAAACGCGTTTGTCCGAAGCATCCAAAATGGTCTTGCCTATGAATTGCTTGATG from archaeon CG10_big_fil_rev_8_21_14_0_10_43_11 includes:
- a CDS encoding ribonucleoside-diphosphate reductase subunit alpha (Catalyzes the rate-limiting step in dNTP synthesis); the protein is MNIIKRDGTIADFDESRIKNAIAKAVMATHTTLSSDAIDQITHDVFLEIEERFTDLYPNVENVQDVVEKNLVKNGFYEVAKAYILYRAERQKEREVEKEKNIERSFHGQIRVKKENGKFVIFDPYKLKKSIRLAARGYEDSIDEELIFKESLKNVFDTITSKDLTKVAVISAATFIERDPAYSIVASRLFRQRLYKEVIGESLTDKSLETAYKNAFVRSIQNGLAYELLDERMSEFDLKELADYLNIERDEHIEYMGIHTLYDRYYLRKDGHRLELPQGFWMRIAMGLALNEKDKTARAKEFYDVISTMHFMPSTPTL
- a CDS encoding 30S ribosomal protein S28e, with product MKDVEIKDEDVDEETFTAIGAPAKVVEIVGRVGVRGEATQVRCKIIDGSSKGKVVRRNVKGPVRMDDLLMLKQVELEAQPLNGKRR
- a CDS encoding 50S ribosomal protein L24e; protein product: MKCSFCEKDIDKGTGKQYFKADGTTYNFCSRKCQKNMLVLKRKPLKVKWVTKR